From a region of the Paenibacillus segetis genome:
- a CDS encoding glycoside hydrolase family 10 protein yields the protein MNFRKWYSALMCCALIFSLISVSTEKAQAQEGETSPSITLPDGTKLAVDAVNAVRGENGITVYTGDYSAPFTATFENDKVVEFIVSGGIVLEKNTNGSKGTYIPLHNVVISASGTAKEEMEAITTGDALTLNGITIPEQMNRFAVVNGTEIAINKINAYRDENDVVLYDAGYGASTNTNQWGLELIIENGVITGMAKPDGKTYNNSRIPGQGHVLSVQAGSSYYNDLNAKIASGEIKMGDPVEIIVHEETHLASRIAYDAMDPKLKEDNPGGWDSANNKPFDGFRGGDQLIVYTSDYGKETTGTNAWGYEVIVDENHRVISVGGNNSPIPDKGFVLSGHGVKADWLKNYAKLSAAVSMNHTTKEMVIMLTPQSSLDRADYRIKTSTALLQKSKDMFMDVPYAKIEQKIAEAKTVRGEIAKLIELQAFDQMTLKSAALDSLMDEVINLNMESRKVDHRAIWIRPLETNIDEVRQHLKLIADANLNQVYVETWWDGYTIYPSDNPLAPHNPMYKGFDVLQAYMDVADELGLEIHVWVENAFLEGNKMEQKPEWSMIRRDGADYWEVDGHTFYWLNPALPEVRKFITDLYVDLVSRYPVAGLHLDYIRYPDNYGTEIDYGYDAYTREQFMKTFKTDIDPVNLYPGDKLWPEWQQFRMDIITGFVKDLVPQLKKISPKLSISAAVFSDFYSNPYYKLQEAGLWLQNGYLDNVFPMSYKLDAQAVVHDAEETLKLAGDLSYVTMGLGPQAKVSRPVLVEQAYETQKKGTSGSAYFEFLSYFGDQYNVPLKQGIYRNKAIVPFSNPGLSVKTILMEMDRKIDEIYVPNKGMTDAKSYKKDLKVLINKLNENKTIDKRAAKLGGDLEQLMNNLSKDASVNAQVKERMMFDLKYADHIIKIYNNKN from the coding sequence ATGAATTTTAGAAAATGGTATTCAGCGCTTATGTGTTGTGCCCTAATATTTTCGCTCATATCTGTTTCTACTGAGAAAGCCCAGGCTCAAGAAGGGGAAACAAGTCCGTCCATTACGCTGCCTGACGGTACTAAACTTGCGGTTGACGCTGTGAACGCTGTACGCGGCGAAAACGGGATTACCGTGTATACCGGAGATTATAGCGCTCCATTTACAGCAACGTTTGAGAACGATAAGGTCGTCGAATTCATTGTTTCAGGTGGAATCGTACTGGAGAAAAATACGAACGGTTCTAAAGGGACCTATATCCCCCTGCACAATGTTGTGATATCGGCTTCCGGCACTGCCAAGGAAGAGATGGAAGCGATTACGACGGGGGATGCGCTGACACTGAATGGGATTACAATCCCGGAACAGATGAACCGGTTTGCCGTTGTGAATGGTACCGAAATAGCGATTAACAAAATAAATGCATATCGCGACGAGAATGACGTCGTACTGTATGATGCCGGTTATGGAGCCTCGACCAATACGAATCAATGGGGACTCGAGCTCATCATTGAGAATGGCGTCATTACTGGCATGGCCAAGCCGGATGGCAAAACGTATAACAATTCCCGTATTCCAGGCCAAGGCCATGTATTATCTGTACAAGCTGGATCTTCATATTACAATGATTTGAATGCGAAGATCGCGAGCGGCGAGATCAAAATGGGTGACCCTGTGGAGATCATTGTACATGAGGAGACACATCTAGCGAGTCGTATTGCTTATGATGCTATGGACCCGAAGTTGAAGGAAGATAATCCAGGGGGCTGGGATTCAGCAAACAACAAGCCGTTCGACGGATTCCGCGGGGGCGACCAGCTAATTGTGTATACCAGTGATTATGGAAAAGAAACGACAGGCACCAACGCCTGGGGTTATGAGGTCATCGTTGATGAGAATCATAGAGTCATATCCGTTGGAGGTAACAACTCTCCGATTCCGGATAAAGGCTTTGTTCTGTCTGGACACGGCGTGAAGGCGGACTGGCTCAAAAACTACGCTAAGCTAAGTGCGGCCGTAAGCATGAATCATACCACTAAAGAAATGGTTATTATGCTGACACCGCAATCCTCCCTGGATCGGGCTGATTACCGTATCAAGACTTCGACAGCACTGCTGCAGAAGTCGAAGGATATGTTTATGGATGTTCCTTATGCAAAGATCGAACAGAAAATTGCTGAGGCAAAGACCGTTCGCGGAGAGATCGCCAAGTTGATTGAGCTGCAGGCATTCGATCAGATGACTTTGAAATCAGCAGCGCTTGATAGCCTGATGGATGAGGTCATTAACTTGAATATGGAATCCCGCAAGGTAGACCATCGTGCGATCTGGATTCGCCCATTAGAGACGAATATTGATGAAGTTCGCCAGCATCTGAAGCTCATTGCGGACGCAAACCTGAACCAGGTGTATGTGGAAACTTGGTGGGATGGCTACACGATTTACCCTTCGGACAATCCGCTTGCGCCTCACAATCCGATGTACAAAGGTTTTGACGTCCTTCAAGCGTACATGGATGTAGCTGATGAACTGGGTCTCGAGATACATGTATGGGTGGAAAATGCATTTCTTGAAGGAAACAAGATGGAGCAAAAACCGGAATGGTCGATGATCCGGCGTGATGGAGCTGACTATTGGGAAGTAGACGGCCATACTTTTTACTGGCTGAATCCTGCACTGCCAGAAGTCCGGAAATTCATTACCGACCTCTATGTCGATCTAGTGTCCAGATATCCGGTTGCCGGGCTGCATCTGGATTACATCCGTTATCCGGATAACTACGGGACGGAAATTGATTATGGTTATGACGCTTATACTCGTGAGCAGTTTATGAAGACATTTAAAACAGACATAGATCCGGTAAATTTGTATCCGGGCGATAAGCTGTGGCCGGAATGGCAGCAGTTCCGCATGGATATCATTACGGGATTTGTTAAAGATCTTGTACCGCAATTGAAAAAGATTTCACCGAAACTGTCGATCAGCGCAGCGGTGTTTTCCGATTTCTACAGTAATCCGTATTACAAGCTGCAGGAGGCAGGGTTGTGGCTGCAAAATGGTTATCTGGACAACGTATTCCCAATGTCCTATAAGCTGGATGCCCAAGCAGTTGTCCATGATGCGGAAGAGACACTGAAGCTTGCCGGTGACCTCTCATATGTGACAATGGGGCTTGGACCACAGGCCAAAGTATCTCGGCCGGTGCTCGTCGAGCAGGCCTATGAGACACAGAAAAAAGGAACATCAGGCAGTGCGTACTTCGAATTCCTGTCTTACTTCGGCGATCAATATAACGTGCCGCTTAAGCAGGGGATTTACCGGAATAAAGCCATTGTTCCATTCAGTAACCCTGGACTGTCTGTGAAAACCATCTTGATGGAAATGGACCGGAAAATCGATGAGATTTATGTGCCGAATAAAGGAATGACGGATGCAAAGAGTTATAAAAAGGACCTGAAGGTGCTAATCAACAAATTGAATGAAAATAAGACAATCGACAAGAGAGCAGCCAAGCTCGGTGGAGATTTAGAGCAGCTTATGAACAACCTGAGTAAGGATGCCTCCGTAAATGCTCAGGTGAAGGAGCGGATGATGTTCGATCTGAAGTATGCGGATCACATCATCAAAATTTACAACAACAAAAACTAA
- a CDS encoding DUF4127 family protein: MNGTFSIEKIIYLPLDERPCNYNYPVQLASMTDLTLTVPPRSLLGVKKEPAEYEALKQWLEKEASDATRLIISLDLLVYGGIVPSRLHHLTDKECASRLELLKHLKIINPSLKIYANNLIMRVPSYDSDDEEPSYYAQYGQKLYEYGWMLDKGERENLSKSEVKILTELTMKIPSTVLVDFTGRRATNAYVNRMAIRYAEEGVIDKLVIPLDDNAKYGFSAKEQRELLFLVDKSNLTDCVMIYPGADEIGCTLLAGVFCEIKNYFPEAYVRYSSTQGPYVIPKYEDRSLNESIKSHMTAAGVFMADSSMESDFVLMVNAPPVGQSEAAESSQTYQERNRSYYSESHLNEFRQALRAYYKKGVFIALADVAVSNGADHVLMKLLSKGNDLNSLDAYAAWNTSGNTLGTVIAHAVIASYYSKETSKETAPGWKDRSKSFMLRRLVEDWGYQTVVRNEVISDVLPELGVTTMDLGSREDELREVIKDGLNEFCGTYLMDMTGGSPQVADVMLPWHRTFEVDFTLVGN; encoded by the coding sequence ATGAACGGAACGTTTTCTATAGAGAAAATCATATACCTGCCGCTCGACGAGCGGCCTTGTAACTATAACTACCCGGTACAGCTTGCTTCGATGACTGACCTGACACTTACTGTTCCGCCACGTTCCTTGCTGGGGGTAAAGAAGGAACCGGCTGAGTATGAGGCACTGAAGCAGTGGCTAGAGAAGGAAGCCTCAGATGCGACGAGGCTGATTATTTCGCTCGATTTGCTCGTATACGGAGGTATCGTGCCTTCCAGATTGCATCATCTAACAGATAAGGAATGTGCAAGCCGACTTGAATTGTTGAAGCATCTTAAGATCATCAATCCTTCCCTGAAAATTTACGCTAATAACCTGATTATGCGGGTGCCGTCTTATGACAGTGATGATGAAGAACCATCTTACTATGCCCAGTATGGCCAAAAGCTGTATGAATATGGATGGATGCTGGATAAGGGGGAGCGGGAAAACCTTTCTAAATCCGAAGTGAAGATTCTTACAGAGCTGACAATGAAAATCCCTTCTACGGTGTTGGTTGATTTCACAGGCCGTAGAGCTACCAATGCTTACGTCAACCGGATGGCGATTCGCTATGCGGAAGAGGGAGTTATCGATAAATTGGTCATTCCACTGGATGACAATGCAAAGTATGGATTCTCGGCCAAAGAGCAGCGTGAGCTGTTGTTTCTGGTGGATAAGAGCAATCTAACAGATTGCGTGATGATCTATCCAGGGGCAGACGAGATAGGCTGTACGCTTCTGGCCGGAGTATTTTGTGAGATCAAAAATTACTTTCCGGAAGCATATGTCCGCTATTCGTCGACTCAAGGGCCGTATGTTATTCCGAAATATGAGGATCGGAGCTTGAATGAAAGCATTAAGTCGCACATGACGGCTGCTGGTGTATTTATGGCTGATTCTTCTATGGAATCGGATTTTGTGCTCATGGTAAATGCTCCGCCTGTCGGTCAGTCAGAGGCTGCTGAATCCTCCCAAACCTACCAGGAACGCAATCGTTCCTACTATTCTGAGAGTCATCTGAATGAGTTCAGACAAGCACTTCGGGCGTATTACAAAAAAGGAGTATTCATCGCTCTTGCTGACGTTGCGGTCAGTAATGGCGCGGATCATGTACTGATGAAGCTGCTCAGCAAAGGCAATGACCTGAATTCTCTGGATGCTTATGCCGCATGGAACACTTCCGGTAATACACTGGGGACTGTTATCGCACACGCCGTAATCGCCTCTTATTACAGCAAGGAGACCTCGAAAGAAACCGCTCCAGGTTGGAAGGATCGAAGCAAGTCTTTCATGTTGCGCAGGCTGGTTGAGGATTGGGGCTATCAAACGGTGGTCCGCAACGAAGTTATATCGGATGTTCTGCCAGAGCTAGGCGTGACGACTATGGATCTCGGTTCAAGAGAAGACGAGCTTCGCGAGGTGATCAAGGACGGGCTGAATGAGTTCTGCGGCACCTATTTAATGGATATGACAGGTGGGAGTCCGCAGGTTGCGGATGTTATGCTCCCTTGGCACCGGACGTTTGAGGTGGACTTTACACTGGTTGGTAATTAA
- a CDS encoding carbohydrate ABC transporter permease, whose translation MMADQALGAGANHSSGMKRWNKRKVISNTFSYALMILIALVMILPFLWTLSTSLKGQNEAIYTMPPRFIPEQWTLGNYTTVWNSLPIPVYFWNSIILSFFGVALPLILASLAAFPLARMEFKGKQFVFLLIMATMMIPAEVTMIPIYLILNKINLLGTLTGVIVPGAVSAYGIFLMRQGMLTVPKEIEESAVIDGAGVWRIWLNIMMPMVKPTLATLGILSFIGAWNNFLWPFLVLDDSSKYPLTVGLYKLKGTFVSNTRLVAAGSMITLIPIAIVFISFQKYFIKGVNAGAVKG comes from the coding sequence ATGATGGCAGATCAAGCTTTAGGTGCTGGGGCAAACCATTCGTCCGGAATGAAACGGTGGAATAAACGGAAAGTCATCAGCAATACGTTTTCATACGCTTTAATGATACTCATCGCTCTTGTCATGATTCTCCCCTTCCTGTGGACACTTTCAACATCACTAAAGGGGCAGAATGAGGCAATTTACACCATGCCTCCGAGATTTATTCCGGAGCAATGGACGCTTGGAAATTATACAACCGTATGGAATTCGCTTCCGATACCGGTTTACTTCTGGAACAGCATTATTTTATCCTTCTTTGGCGTAGCACTGCCCTTAATATTGGCGTCTCTCGCTGCCTTTCCGCTCGCAAGGATGGAGTTTAAAGGTAAACAGTTCGTTTTCCTCCTGATCATGGCTACGATGATGATCCCGGCGGAAGTAACGATGATTCCGATTTATTTGATTCTAAATAAAATAAATCTTCTGGGAACCTTGACCGGTGTTATCGTACCCGGTGCTGTTTCCGCATATGGTATCTTTCTGATGAGGCAAGGGATGCTTACCGTTCCCAAGGAAATTGAGGAGTCGGCGGTCATTGATGGTGCGGGCGTATGGCGGATATGGCTGAACATTATGATGCCGATGGTGAAGCCGACACTTGCCACACTTGGTATTTTGAGTTTTATCGGAGCCTGGAACAACTTTCTGTGGCCATTCCTCGTACTCGATGATAGCTCCAAATACCCGCTAACGGTGGGGCTATACAAGCTGAAAGGGACGTTTGTATCCAACACACGCCTGGTTGCGGCCGGATCCATGATCACGCTCATTCCGATTGCGATTGTATTTATCTCATTCCAGAAATACTTCATCAAGGGCGTTAACGCTGGCGCCGTGAAAGGATAA
- a CDS encoding carbohydrate ABC transporter permease codes for MYKRSHAWSFLAPAGLLLLVFSIIPAFAALFLSFTKYDVINPVEWVGLANYKALMSNSLFWQAMSNTVYYWILVTPALVVLPVFLAVLVNRGLAGVKVFRLIYYFPTLVSVVVTAFLWSWMFQSDGVLNYILSLLGAEPLKWLTNKHMVLPSLALVTVWQGLGYYMLFYLSGLQSVPEDLYEAADLDGAGFWRKQMVITFPMLRPVIFFVAVVSTMGAFKEFTLMMNMTKGGPLNASTTVVYLVFDEAFTKLHMGGASAMSFVLFLAIMLLTVINKRYLDRE; via the coding sequence ATGTATAAAAGGTCACATGCCTGGTCGTTTCTCGCCCCGGCAGGATTGCTGCTGCTCGTTTTTAGCATAATCCCTGCTTTTGCGGCCTTGTTTTTGAGTTTTACGAAATATGATGTGATCAATCCTGTCGAATGGGTTGGTCTTGCTAATTACAAGGCTTTGATGAGCAACAGCCTATTCTGGCAAGCGATGAGCAACACGGTTTACTATTGGATTTTAGTCACACCTGCTTTGGTCGTTCTGCCAGTGTTTTTGGCTGTGCTTGTAAATCGGGGCTTAGCCGGGGTTAAGGTATTCCGGCTCATATATTATTTTCCGACGCTTGTCTCTGTTGTTGTTACAGCCTTTTTGTGGAGCTGGATGTTCCAGAGCGACGGAGTGCTTAACTATATCCTGAGTCTGCTCGGAGCGGAGCCGCTAAAGTGGTTGACAAACAAACATATGGTTCTTCCGAGTCTTGCGTTGGTAACCGTATGGCAGGGTCTTGGTTATTACATGCTGTTCTACTTATCGGGACTTCAATCCGTACCGGAGGATTTGTATGAAGCGGCTGATTTGGATGGTGCCGGATTCTGGCGCAAACAGATGGTCATCACATTCCCAATGCTGCGTCCGGTTATATTTTTTGTGGCAGTCGTATCTACAATGGGGGCGTTTAAAGAGTTTACCCTCATGATGAACATGACTAAGGGCGGGCCGTTGAATGCATCAACTACGGTCGTATATCTGGTCTTTGATGAGGCGTTCACCAAGTTGCATATGGGTGGCGCGAGCGCAATGTCCTTTGTGCTGTTTCTGGCGATCATGTTGCTGACGGTCATTAATAAACGATACTTGGACAGAGAGTGA